One Companilactobacillus heilongjiangensis genomic window, TTGGCTTGATCAAGCAAGGGGAGGATGAGTAAGCATGGATGATAATGAAAATGGAATTTGGCTGGAAAAACAAGTTGATGACCTATCTAAGAAACAACAAGCTTATGAAAACCGAGCCTTTTTAGCTGCAATGAAAAAAGTTGTTCAAGAACAGAATCGGCGTTCAGAACAACTAAAAGGTGAAGTCGACGGCAGACTTTGGAATCATGAACAGTGGTAAATAAAAAGAAGGATTAGTAATTAAATTACTGATCCTTCTTTTTTCAGCTTACTTAGCAAATACAAATTCTCTATTATCTTTGTTAAGCATTGTTATATCATTGATATCAATATTCAAATAATCGTGAAACCTTGTCTTCAATGCTTCGGCAGCAGCTAAATGGTCAGCTTTTCTGTCAGGTTGAATGTTTTCCATATAAAAGAGCAGATTCTTGGTGCTATCAGTATCAGCCACACGAGCACTGTCACGCCAAGCCCAACAACGAGAGATAATATCTTTATCATCACGGTAGACGACTTCGCCAGGCAAAGCTTCTTCCACTTCATCTTCACCAATCGGAGTGAAATTTTCTCCGCCTTTAGCAACTGTTAGATGAACGTCCCCAGCAATCTTATCCAAATCCTCAGCAGCGATAGGGAAGGCATACTCGAGAGAAACTGAATTGTAAACGTCAACGATCGGATTGATGTTACCAACACCTTTGTCATTCTTAGCACGTTTCAAAAGATTCTCAACAGCGTTACGAGCACCTTTCTTAGTTTTGAATTTTCGATAGGCATCACGCCAGGCTTTGACCACTGGATTAACGCTGATAGGATCGTCTGGAACCCACTTTTTGGCAACTTCATTGGCGTGTTGAATTAGGTCATTTGGTACGTTTGCATCGTTATGATTGTCGACACCTTTAGCCGTCATAACGGCAATTTCGACATCGGGGAAGATATCCCAAAATTCTTGATCGATAATGATTTTTTGCATTAGAAATCCCTCCATAATCTATTTCTTTTATTATATTAGTTATGAAAGAGCATTTGTGATAAAAGAAGAAATTAAATTATTGACTACTTGTAACAATTGAAGTAACATGTATTTTGCAAACAAGGAGGTAGTCAAAATGAATTATTTAATTACTGGAGCAACAGGTCATTTAGGTAGTCAAGTTTTTAACGAACTAATCAAACTTGTACCTAGCAATGCTGTAACTGCTGGAGTGCATACGGTAGCTAAAGCCAAGCATATTGCAGATACTGGCGCAAATGTTGTCGCAATTGATTTTATGAAGGAAAGTACGCTGGTTAGTGCTTTTACTGATAAGGATGTTCTGATCTACATTCCAAGTAAAAGTCATGACAGTTTTAGTCGTGTTAGTGAGTTGGAGAATGTGATTAAAGCAGCTCAAAAGGCAAAGGTTGGACATGTTTTGGCAATGGGGTTCATCGCTGACCAAGCTAACAATCCATTTGATTTATCGGCATTCTATGGTTATTTGCCAAGAAGATTAGCATCAAGTGGACTACATTATACAATCGTTAAGAATGCTTTGTATGCCGATCCGTTGGTGCCATATTTACCGGAATTGATTGAACTTAAGAATGTTATTTATCCTATGAAAGACCAAGCTTTGTCATTTATCAGTTTGGAAGATAGCTCTAAGGCTTTTGCCAAAGTAGCAGCTACTAAAGAGTTATTAATCGATGAGAAAATTTATACTTTGACCCAAGATCGTAATTACACAATGCCACAATTGGCAGAAGTTTTATCAGAAGTATCTGGGTCAACAATTGGCTATCAACCAGTTAGTTTGGATGAATTTTCGGAAATTTATAATGAAGGTAACGAAGGTCATATGTTGTCATCAATGTATGATGCCGGTGGACGGGGATTGTTGGATGATATTAGTTCCGATTATCAAGTGATAATGGGACGTCCAGCTACACCTTTGAAAGAATTTTTAATGGAAAAATATCAGAGATAAGAAAGAGCATAACGTTATCCGACGTTATGCTCTTTTGCTTTTTGTTCGACTAAAATAGTTTCAATGATATCTTGTAACGATACATTATTGAATTTTCTCAAAGCTGCCATTTTAGCATCTTCATAGTAAGCGCCCAAAACTTTCTGAATATTTCCACCTACGATACAGTCAGGATTGGTATTAGTGTCAAGTGTAAACAGTTGTTTATCACCCTCGGTAGCCAAATAAACATCTAATAAAGTAATCTCGTCAGGAGACTTAGATAATTTCGGTTCAGCTGTACCTTTCTTAGTTGCAATTAAGCCGTTTTCGCGAAGAACACCCATCAAACGACGAACGACAACTGGGGAAGTTTCGATGCTACTAGCAATTAATTCACTAGACAGCCTTTGGTCTTGATAGATTTCGATGAATGCTAGGATGTGAACTGAATCACTGAAACGAGTAGAAACTCTCATTTTTAATACCTCATATGTGTAACTTTTAGTTTTACAGGTACTATCTTAATTGGATTTAATGAATTAGTCAATTAATTATGTACTGTGCGTATTGTTTGACACAGTATTACGATTACTTTATATTATTCATGTTACTGTTCGTGTCACTTAAAAAGTTACAAGAAAGAGATTTGTTATGATAAAGTTTGATCACGTCTATAAGAAATATGATGATACTAATTCTGCCATTGAGGATTTGAACCTAGAAATCAAGGATGGGGATTTTTTTGTGATGGTTGGAACAAGTGGTAGCGGAAAAACTACCACTTTAAAAATGATTAATCGATTGATCAAGCCAACATCAGGACAAATTTTAATTGATGGAAAAAATATTGATACATATGATTTACGGAAAATGCGTTTAAATATGGGCTATGTTTTGCAGAATATTGCTTTATTTCCTAATTTAACAATTGAAGAGAACATTACGATTCAACCTGATTCATTACGATGGTCTAAGGATAAACGTAAACAAGTTGCTTGGGACCTTTTAAAGAAGGTAGGACTTGATCCTGAGAAGTATGCTAAGCGCTTGCCACATGAACTTTCTGGTGGTGAACAACAACGAGTGGGAATCATTCGTGCCTTAGCTACTAGTCCTAAGACTGTGTTAATGGACGAACCTTTTAGTGCCTTGGATCCGATTTCTCGAACACAATTACAAGATTTGGTTTTGAAATTGCATCGGGAACTGAAGACGACCTTTATTTTTGTTACACATGATATGCACGAAGCCATTCGTTTAGGAAATACAATTGCTGTTTTGAGTAAGGGTAATTTGGAACAGATTGGTAATCGTGACGATATTTTGAATCATCCTAAGAACGATTTCGTCAAAGGGTTCTTCCAAATTGAAAAAAATGGTCCATCGACTGTTGGTGAAATTGTTGATGCCGGATTTGGACAAAAAATCGATACTGAAATTAATTCAACTTTGTTGAAAGAAGATTCCCTCACTCGATTAGCAACTGAGTTGAAAGTTAATGCTGGAGTAGTAGTTTTTGATAATGATGGTAACAATTACCAACTGACTAATTCTGATCTACTGGACTTCTTGGCAAAGGAAGGTGAGAAATAGTGAGCTCGATAATTCATATTTTACAGACTCAGGGCGGTGAAATTTGGTCCGCTCTAGGGCAACATATTTCCATTTCATTGATTTCACTATTTATTGCAGCAATTATTGCTATTCCTTTGGCAATTGTCTTAATGACGCATAAACGAATAGCTGAAGTGATTTTACAAATAACGAGTATTTTACAAACGATTCCAAGTTTGGCGTTGTTAGGTATTTTGATTCCAATGGTCGGAATTGGAACAGTGCCCGCAATTATCGCTTTAGTTGTTTATGCGGTGATGCCAATTTTCCAAAACACTTATTCGGGATTGACAACTATTGATCCCGATTTAGACGAAGCCGCAGAAGCTTTTGGATTATCAAGGGCTAAGAAATTAGTTAAATTTCAAATACCGTTAGCTATGCCGATGATTATTTCTGGTATCAGAATTGCGATGGTCATGATTATTGGTACCGCTACATTGGCCGCATTGATTGGTGCTGGTGGTTTAGGTACATATATTTTGCTAGGTATTGAAACAAATAATAATGCTCTATTATTGATTGGTGCCATATTGTCAGCTGTTTTGACATTGATTTTCAGTGCATTGATCAAAGCCATTTCTAAATTATCATTACGAAAAATGGGAATTCTCTTCGCAACGTTAATTGTCTTGTTTGGTGGATTCGCTGGCTACCGTAGTATCGTTAAACCGCCAGTTAATGTCACGATTGCTGGTAAGATGGGGAGCGAACCGGAGATTTTAATTAACATGTATAAGGAATTAATTGAAGAGGATCATCCAAATATGAAAGTTTCTTTGAAACCTAATTTTGGTGGTACGACTTTCTTATACAAGGCTTTGCAGTCAGGTTCAATTGATATTTATCCAGAATTTACGGGGACAGTTTTGCAGGCACTGGTTAAAACTAATCAGAAGGTTAGTCATAATCCTGAGAAAACGTATCAAGTTGCCCGTAAGTTGATGAAAAAAGATGCCAATATGGAATATTTGGCACCAATGAAGTATCAAAATGGCTATGATTTAGCTGTTACGCAAAGTTTCGCTAAGAAATATAATTTAAAAACTATTAGTGATTTGAAGAAAGTTGAACATAGGTTACATGCCGGTTTTGATCCTGATTTCTATCAACAAAATGATGGATTTCCAGGTGTTAAAAAGGCTTATGGATTGGATATTGCCAGTG contains:
- a CDS encoding ABC transporter permease/substrate-binding protein, whose product is MSSIIHILQTQGGEIWSALGQHISISLISLFIAAIIAIPLAIVLMTHKRIAEVILQITSILQTIPSLALLGILIPMVGIGTVPAIIALVVYAVMPIFQNTYSGLTTIDPDLDEAAEAFGLSRAKKLVKFQIPLAMPMIISGIRIAMVMIIGTATLAALIGAGGLGTYILLGIETNNNALLLIGAILSAVLTLIFSALIKAISKLSLRKMGILFATLIVLFGGFAGYRSIVKPPVNVTIAGKMGSEPEILINMYKELIEEDHPNMKVSLKPNFGGTTFLYKALQSGSIDIYPEFTGTVLQALVKTNQKVSHNPEKTYQVARKLMKKDANMEYLAPMKYQNGYDLAVTQSFAKKYNLKTISDLKKVEHRLHAGFDPDFYQQNDGFPGVKKAYGLDIASAKTMEPSIRYKAIANGKVNLVDGYTTDPEVKEYNLVVLKDDKNHFPPYQGAPLMTEKFAMAHPEVKKTLDKLAGKISESDMQKMNYLVTVKHEKSSKVARDYLEDKGLLK
- a CDS encoding Rrf2 family transcriptional regulator → MRVSTRFSDSVHILAFIEIYQDQRLSSELIASSIETSPVVVRRLMGVLRENGLIATKKGTAEPKLSKSPDEITLLDVYLATEGDKQLFTLDTNTNPDCIVGGNIQKVLGAYYEDAKMAALRKFNNVSLQDIIETILVEQKAKEHNVG
- a CDS encoding ABC transporter ATP-binding protein; protein product: MIKFDHVYKKYDDTNSAIEDLNLEIKDGDFFVMVGTSGSGKTTTLKMINRLIKPTSGQILIDGKNIDTYDLRKMRLNMGYVLQNIALFPNLTIEENITIQPDSLRWSKDKRKQVAWDLLKKVGLDPEKYAKRLPHELSGGEQQRVGIIRALATSPKTVLMDEPFSALDPISRTQLQDLVLKLHRELKTTFIFVTHDMHEAIRLGNTIAVLSKGNLEQIGNRDDILNHPKNDFVKGFFQIEKNGPSTVGEIVDAGFGQKIDTEINSTLLKEDSLTRLATELKVNAGVVVFDNDGNNYQLTNSDLLDFLAKEGEK
- a CDS encoding B3/B4 domain-containing protein, which produces MQKIIIDQEFWDIFPDVEIAVMTAKGVDNHNDANVPNDLIQHANEVAKKWVPDDPISVNPVVKAWRDAYRKFKTKKGARNAVENLLKRAKNDKGVGNINPIVDVYNSVSLEYAFPIAAEDLDKIAGDVHLTVAKGGENFTPIGEDEVEEALPGEVVYRDDKDIISRCWAWRDSARVADTDSTKNLLFYMENIQPDRKADHLAAAEALKTRFHDYLNIDINDITMLNKDNREFVFAK
- a CDS encoding SDR family oxidoreductase; its protein translation is MNYLITGATGHLGSQVFNELIKLVPSNAVTAGVHTVAKAKHIADTGANVVAIDFMKESTLVSAFTDKDVLIYIPSKSHDSFSRVSELENVIKAAQKAKVGHVLAMGFIADQANNPFDLSAFYGYLPRRLASSGLHYTIVKNALYADPLVPYLPELIELKNVIYPMKDQALSFISLEDSSKAFAKVAATKELLIDEKIYTLTQDRNYTMPQLAEVLSEVSGSTIGYQPVSLDEFSEIYNEGNEGHMLSSMYDAGGRGLLDDISSDYQVIMGRPATPLKEFLMEKYQR